One window of Centropristis striata isolate RG_2023a ecotype Rhode Island chromosome 23, C.striata_1.0, whole genome shotgun sequence genomic DNA carries:
- the skida1 gene encoding SKI/DACH domain-containing protein 1, with the protein MGDLECGFEEMQGVRLGYLLIKGKQMFALSQVFTDLLKNIPRTTVHKRMDHLKVKKHHCDLEELRKLKAINSIAFHAAKCTLISREDVEALYFSCKTERVLKSNKRKAKAVCTPREEDASPGLLHADAELWKEKVWFSLHGVPETLTLHNKTGRRRELTPCLTDSKLPQFYHKTRGREYRSVAKSSHKHFKNYETAKITGNRVTLSQRHSFFRSAVSRQPVVLQSAIAAQSRLSRSAGDLLHKRKRRREGGGGRDSARHSWSRSRHAHHHVPPVLLVQPKSPGGHGTSFGAFHLGPDFYLDPRPHHHHHHQHHHHHHHHHHEPTFPESYSSDTESSTYSDRAYPDSDFGSGLSTTSNSGSSDEEEEGEDEDDTQSESSEVSSDEEESSSQSDSSSVSSRVSVQSIRFRRARVGSLAKTLNTSKAPLVLQPTFHYNNQHQERQHRTLGHVAASVDSRQEKRQKCEFICSETRKEFEPLQPPQFNSTAIGESFFSESKREKVFEADPNRADHVDELAPYSPGSNRSKAFHPSRRTPGHPTKCPPGLSAQCDQDKDAKLPKCADKREAKASSLKLPTPLKKIKTEPEELSVTAAPHPDSGRTARTPPFNLHNVKVKVEESCDEYEYQSQATVVKCKEDKTESSNGQYPIKLGEFFSSGVKATEKSPDVAPRSPCGRIQDTPCIEEGEHRNKNCRAPVLGNKKNRVSRTQTKQNVPRVNKTASSSSSSSSSRTAGCEDASTEDLPSRRKRSNASTVASPAKMPFSLMANFPSPPSLVVGSDGDLCPAYSLNSLRGPGPPPPSHPVWRWQPGGQILPPPHAQRTRKY; encoded by the coding sequence ATGGGAGACCTGGAGTGTGGCTTTGAGGAAATGCAAGGAGTGAGACTGGGATACCTGCTCATCAAAGGCAAGCAAATGTTTGCTTTGTCTCAGGTCTTCACCGACCTGCTGAAGAACATCCCCCGGACCACGGTGCACAAGCGCATGGACCACCTGAAGGTGAAGAAGCACCACTGCGACCTGGAGGAGCTGCGGAAGCTTAAAGCAATAAACTCTATAGCTTTCCATGCCGCTAAATGCACTCTGATATCGCGGGAGGACGTGGAGGCTCTGTATTTCTCCTGCAAGACGGAGCGGGTGTTGAAGTCCAACAAAAGGAAAGCGAAAGCTGTGTGCACCCCCAGGGAAGAGGACGCGTCCCCGGGGCTCCTCCATGCGGACGCCGAACTGTGGAAGGAAAAAGTTTGGTTTAGTTTGCACGGTGTCCCGGAGACTCTGACACTTCACAACAAAACGGGCAGGAGGAGAGAGCTGACTCCTTGCCTTACCGACTCCAAACTACCTCAATTTTACCACAAAACGCGCGGACGGGAGTACCGTTCGGTGGCTAAGTCCAGtcacaaacactttaaaaactatgaaactGCTAAAATAACAGGGAACCGCGTTACTTTGAGCCAAAGGCACTCGTTTTTCCGGAGCGCGGTGAGCCGGCAGCCGGTGGTGCTTCAGTCCGCCATAGCTGCTCAGTCCAGGCTCTCGCGCTCAGCCGGCGACCTACTTCACAAAAGGAAGAGGAGGCGCGAGGGGGGCGGCGGCAGGGACAGCGCGAGGCACTCGTGGAGCAGGAGCAGACACGCGCACCACCACGTACCACCGGTGCTGCTCGTACAACCCAAATCTCCCGGCGGTCACGGGACTTCTTTCGGTGCTTTCCACCTCGGTCCGGATTTCTATCTCGACCCTAGAcctcatcaccaccaccaccaccagcatcaccatcatcaccatcaccatcaccacgaGCCCACTTTCCCGGAGAGTTACAGCAGCGACACCGAGTCCAGCACCTACTCGGACCGGGCGTACCCAGACTCGGACTTTGGGTCCGGCCTCTCCACCACCAGCAACTCCGGGAGCTccgatgaggaagaggagggcgaGGATGAAGATGACACACAGTCAGAGAGTTCAGAGGTCAGCTCGGATGAGGAGGAGAGCTCCTCTCAGTCCGATTCAAGCTCGGTTTCTAGCCGGGTTTCGGTCCAGAGCATCCGGTTCAGACGGGCCCGGGTCGGCTCTCTCGCCAAAACTCTCAACACTAGTAAAGCACCTTTGGTCCTGCAGCCCACGTTTCACTACAACAACCAGCATCAGGAGAGACAACACAGGACACTGGGCCATGTTGCAGCTTCAGTGGACAGCAGGCAAGAGAAACGTCAGAAATGTGAATTTATATGCAGTGAAACTAGAAAGGAATTTGAACCCTTACAGCCACCACAATTTAACTCAACTGCTATAGGAGAGAGCTTTTTCTCTGAGTCCAAAAGGGAAAAGGTGTTTGAGGCTGATCCAAACAGAGCTGACCATGTGGACGAGCTGGCCCCTTATTCACCGGGATCCAACCGGAGTAAGGCCTTTCACCCTTCACGCAGGACACCGGGGCATCCCACCAAGTGCCCCCCGGGACTGAGCGCACAGTGTGACCAGGACAAAGACGCCAAGCTCCCCAAATGTGCCGACAAAAGGGAGGCGAAAGCCAGCAGCCTGAAATTGCCCACTCCACTGAAAAAGATAAAGACCGAGCCAGAGGAGCTGTCTGTGACCGCTGCCCCCCACCCGGACAGCGGCAGGACAGCCAGGACGCCACCCTTCAACCTCCACAATGTGAAAGTTAAAGTGGAGGAAAGCTGTGATGAATATGAATACCAGAGCCAGGCCACTGtagtgaaatgtaaagaagatAAAACAGAGAGCAGCAATGGGCAGTATCCCATTAAACTCGGGGAGTTTTTCAGCAGCGGGGTTAAAGCCACAGAGAAGAGCCCTGATGTGGCCCCCAGGTCCCCCTGTGGTCGCATCCAGGACACCCCGTGTATCGAGGAGGGGGAGCATCGGAACAAAAACTGCAGGGCTCCGGTGCTGGGGAATAAAAAAAACCGAGTTTCCAGGacgcaaacaaaacaaaacgtgCCCAGGGTCAACAAGActgcctcttcctcttcttcttcgtcgTCCTCTCGCACCGCGGGCTGCGAGGACGCATCTACGGAGGATTTACCGAGCAGACGCAAACGCAGCAACGCGAGCACTGTAGCGTCGCCTGCAAAAATGCCTTTCAGCCTGATGGCAAATTTCCCATCCCCGCCGTCGCTGGTTGTTGGCAGCGACGGGGATTTGTGCCCTGCTTACTCCCTGAACTCGCTGAGGGGCCCCGGGCCTCCCCCTCCGTCCCACCCCGTGTGGAGGTGGCAGCCAGGCGGCCAGATTCTCCCTCCCCCACACGCTCAGAGAACTAGGAAATACTGA